A part of Aegilops tauschii subsp. strangulata cultivar AL8/78 chromosome 2, Aet v6.0, whole genome shotgun sequence genomic DNA contains:
- the LOC109732103 gene encoding probable beta-D-xylosidase 6: MAPPFPLLLLLLLVAGAGAGAAAPPNGHACASAEANTYAFCDASLPFPVRARALVSLLTLDEKIAQLSNTAAGVPRLGVPPYEWWSESLHGLADNGPGVNFSSGPVAAATIFPQVILSAAAFNRSLWRAVAEAVAVEARAMHNAGQAGLTYWAPNINVFRDPRWGRGQETPGEDPAMIAAYSVEYVKGFQGEYGDGREGRMMLSACCKHYIAYDLEKWGKFARYTFNAEVNAQDFEDTYEPPFKSCIQEGRASCLMCSYNQVNGVPACARKDLLQKIRDEWGFKGYIVSDCDAVAIIHENQTYTSSDEDSVAIVLKAGMDVNCGSFLIRHTKSAIEKGKIQEEDINHALYNLFSVQLRLGLFEKASENQWFTRLGPSNVCTKEHRELAAEAVRQGTVLLKNDDSFLPLKRSEVSHIAMIGAAANDAYIMGGDYTGAPCDPITFLKGMQAFVPQTTVAGGCKNVSCDSTDGFGEAIEAAKRADIVVVIAGLNLTQETEDLDRVTLLLPGKQQDLVNIIASVTKKPIVLVITGGGPVDVSFAKQDTRIASVLWIGYPGEVGGQVLPEILFGEYNPGGKLPITWYPESFTAVPMTDMNMRADPLRGYPGRTYRFYTGDAVYGFGYGLSYTKYSYNFLQGPNRISLSHSPVPGLISRKPAYTRRDGLDYVQVEDIASCESLVFSVHISVANDGAMDGSHAVLLFARSKSRVPGFPLKQLVGFERVYTAAGRSTNMEIKVDPCKHMSAANTEGRRVLLLGSHHLMVGDEVHEFVIEA; the protein is encoded by the exons ATggctccccccttccccctcctcctcctcctcctcctcgtcgccggcgccggcgccggcgccgccgcgccgccgaatgGGCACGCGTGCGCGTCGGCCGAGGCCAACACCTACGCGTTCTGCGACGCCTCGCTGCCGTTCCCCGTCCGCGCGCGCGCCCTCGTCTCCCTCCTCACCCTCGACGAGAAGATAGCGCAGCTCTCCAACACCGCGGCGGGCGTGCCGCGCCTCGGCGTCCCGCCCTACGAGTGGTGGTCCGAGTCGCTCCACGGCCTCGCCGACAACGGCCCGGGCGTCAACTTCTCCTCGGGCCCCGTCGCCGCGGCCACCATCTTCCCCCAGGTcatcctctccgccgccgccttcaACCGCTCGCTCTGgcgggcggtggccgaggccgtCGCCGTGGAGGCGCGCGCCATGCACAACGCCGGCCAGGCCGGCCTCACCTACTGGGCGCCCAACATCAACGTCTTCCGCGACCCGCGCTGGGGCCGCGGCCAGGAGACTCCCGGCGAGGACCCGGCCATGATCGCCGCCTACTCCGTCGAGTATGTCAAGGGCTTCCAGGGGGAGTACGGCGACGGCAGGGAGGGCAGGATGATGCTCTCCGCCTGCTGCAAGCACTACATCGCCTATGATTTGGAGAAATGGGGCAAGTTTGCGCGGTACACCTTCAATGCCGAG GTAAATGCGCAAGATTTTGAGGACACGTACGAGCCTCCTTTCAAGAGCTGCATCCAGGAGGGTCGTGCAAGTTGCTTGATGTGCTCATACAACCAGGTAAATGGTGTGCCAGCATGTGCCCGTAAAGATCTGCTGCAGAAGATTAGGGATGAATGGGGATTTAAAGG GTACATCGTATCTGATTGTGATGCTGTGGCAATAATTCACGAAAACCAGACATACACGAGTTCAGATGAAGATTCAGTAGCGATTGTTCTCAAGGCCG GAATGGATGTCAACTGTGGGTCTTTCCTGATTCGGCATACAAAGTCGGCAATCGAGAAAGGAAAGATACAAGAAGAAGACATCAACCATGCTCTTTATAACCTGTTTTCTGTTCAGCTACGCCTTGGACTTTTTGAGAAAGCCAGTGAGAATCAATGGTTCACACGACTAGGCCCCAGCAATGTGTGCACGAAAGAGCACAGGGAGCTCGCAGCAGAAGCTGTAAGGCAGGGAACTGTCCTGTTGAAGAACGATGACAGTTTTTTGCCTCTAAAGAGAAGTGAAGTTAGTCATATTGCTATGATTGGAGCGGCAGCAAACGATGCATACATAATGGGTGGAGATTACACAG GTGCTCCCTGTGATCCTATCACCTTTCTTAAAGGCATGCAAGCCTTTGTTCCGCAAACGACCGTTGCTGGTGGTTGCAAAAATGTATCATGTGACTCAACGGATGGATTTGGCGAAGCCATTGAAGCAGCTAAAAGAGCTGACATTGTTGTTGTGATTGCTGGGTTGAACCTGACTCAGGAGACCGAAGATCTTGACAGAGTGACCCTTCTCCTTCCAGGCAAGCAGCAGGACCTCGTAAATATCATTGCCAGTGTAACAAAGAAGCCTATCGTGTTGGTGATCACGGGTGGTGGTCCTGTTGATGTTTCTTTCGCGAAGCAAGATACAAGAATTGCAAGTGTCCTGTGGATTGGATATCCAGGAGAAGTTGGCGGGCAAGTTCTCCCAGAAATTCTTTTCGGAGAGTACAATCCAG GAGGAAAATTGCCCATCACTTGGTACCCTGAATCCTTCACTGCGGTTCCAATGACCGATATGAACATGAGAGCCGACCCTTTGCGCGGCTACCCTGGAAGAACATATCGGTTCTACACCGGAGATGCGGTATACGGTTTCGGTTACGGTCTGAGTTACACAAAGTACTCGTACAACTTCTTGCAAGGTCCAAACAGAATCAGCCTGTCACATTCACCAGTTCCAGGCCTCATCAGTAGGAAGCCTGCATACACACGGAGGGACGGGCTGGATTACGTGCAGGTTGAAGACATCGCGTCATGTGAATCCCTAGTCTTCTCTGTCCACATCTCGGTCGCCAACGACGGTGCCATGGACGGGAGCCACGCCGTTCTACTGTTCGCGAGATCGAAGTCGAGGGTTCCTGGCTTCCCTCTGAAGCAGCTGGTTGGTTTCGAGCGCGTCTACACTGCCGCCGGCAGATCAACCAACATGGAGATCAAGGTGGATCCCTGCAAGCATATGAGCGCGGCCAACACTGAAGGCAGAAGGGTGCTGCTTCTGGGATCCCATCATCTCATGGTAGGAGACGAAGTGCACGAGTTTGTCATCGAAGCATAA